In Bactrocera oleae isolate idBacOlea1 chromosome 3, idBacOlea1, whole genome shotgun sequence, a genomic segment contains:
- the LOC106622467 gene encoding protein-glucosylgalactosylhydroxylysine glucosidase isoform X2 encodes MPPMPPMYAEICLMILTNVCLLSSAEISEYLMKSEQLPTDLNFMPTLGNGHMGYTVFGDAIFMNGVYNGVAGNSRRARIPNWLNLSVATIQYEEWELAIIPDMFELQLQDGYFRWQFAYEANGLQLKLEQRTYPHRYYNRALIYELFVHCSGAIDPLLIKLIRKPGSESEAFDFSPLNSTNGTVSYKMLQGVTRLLEQPKFQTEPRKIFVVFSDDWETEHTIELSAGQAEFYYRYVITADEKEEMARREMAEVLKLTPELLFQKHALEWRTFWSDFNIQIDGNLELSHIVNAGIFYLANSLPSLNTSQPNAAYFGLSPTGIGRGQLDADYEGHNFWDTEIWMLPAVTQFSTSWAADLLQYRFEQLPGARYNAKQTGYQGARYPWESAYTGTEVINPCCTEIAAQEIHISPDILLALQHHYAVTHSKEWLCRVAWPIAQEVAEFLVSRVRDDGQKYHLEGVMGPDEDHSNVSDNVYTNIVVKQALEFASFACSMCACDEDRPDVWLDIARRMQILYDKKLDYHPQHLGYQRGETVKQADVVLLGYPIQYAMSNVTRHNDLLNYEAVTRESGPAMSWSMFAINFLDVEDIAKASLYFQRGYKDYVRPEFKL; translated from the exons ATGCCACCAATGCCACCAATGTATGCTGAAATCTGTTTGATGATTTTGACAAACGTTTGTTTGTTGTCTTCAGCCGAAATCAgtgaatatttaatgaaatcagAGCA ACTACCAACAGATCTTAACTTTATGCCCACGCTGGGTAATGGACATATGGGCTATACTGTATTTGGCGATGCCATCTTCATGAATGGTGTCTACAACGGCGTGGCAGGCAATAGTCGCCGTGCACGTATTCCCAATTGGCTTAACTTAAGTGTGGCCACAATTCAATACGAGGAGTGGGAGCTCGCCATCATACCGGATATGTTTGAACTGCAACTGCAAGATGGGTACTTCCGCTGGCAATTTGCCTATGAGGCGAATGGCTTGCAGCTGAAATTAGAACAACGCACATACCCACACCGCTACTACAATCGTGCATTGATCTACGAACTTTTCGTGCACTGCTCCGGCGCTATAG ATCCATTGCTAATCAAGTTGATCCGAAAGCCCGGTAGTGAAAGCGAAGCTTTTGACTTCTCACCATTGAACAGCACCAACGGTACAGTGAGCTATAAGATGCTGCAAGGTGTAACCCGCTTATTAGAACAGCCAAAATTTCAAACTGAGCCACGTAAGATTTTCGTGGTATTCAGCGATGATTGGGAGACTGAACATACCATCGAACTAAGTGCTGGCCAAGCCGAGTTTTATTACCGCTATGTGATTACTGCAGACGAGAAAGAGGAGATGGCACGACGGGAAATGGCTGAAG TTTTAAAACTTACACCGGAGTTACTTTTTCAGAAGCATGCTTTGGAGTGGCGAACATTTTGGAGTGATTTTAATATACAGATTGACGGAAATTTGGAATTG TCGCATATAGTTAACGCTGGCATATTCTATTTGGCCAATTCCCTGCCATCTTTAAACACAAGCCAGCCGAATGCCGCTTACTTTGGACTCAGCCCAACTGGCATTGGACGCGGTCAACTCGACGCCGACTATGAAGGACATAATTTTTGGGATACAGAAATCTGGATGCTACCAGCTGTCACACAGTTCAGTACGAGCTGGGCAGCGGATCTGCTGCAATACCGATTCGAGCAACTGCCCGGCGCACGATATAACGCGAAGCAAACTGGCTATCAAGGGGCGcg GTATCCCTGGGAGAGCGCCTACACAGGTACAGAAGTGATAAACCCTTGTTGTACCGAGATCGCCGCACAGGAAATTCATATCTCACCCGATATCCTATTGGCACTACAGCACCACTATGCAGTAACACATTCCAAAGAGTGGTTATGCCGAGTCGCCTGGCCAATTGCGCAGGAAGTGGCCGAGTTCCTGGTTAGTCGTGTGAGGGATGATGGTCAAAAGTATCATCTAGAAG GTGTCATGGGTCCAGATGAAGACCACTCCAATGTCAGCGATAATGTCTATACGAATATCGTTGTTAAACAGGCGCTAGAGTTCGCAAG CTTTGCGTGTTCCATGTGTGCTTGCGACGAAGATCGGCCTGACGTTTGGTTAGATATCGCACGGCgcatgcaaatattatatgacAAGAAACTGGATTACCACCCACAGCACTTGGGCTACCAGCGCGGTGAGACTGTGAAGCAGGCAGATGTCGTTCTACTGGGCTATCCCATACAGTATGCCATGTCCAA CGTTACACGACACAACGATCTTCTCAACTATGAGGCGGTGACCCGTGAGTCTGGACCTGCCATGTCATGGTCGATGTTTGCCATTAATTTTTTAGATGTCGAAGATATAGCAAAAGCTAGCTTATATTTCCAAAGGGGCTACAAGGATTATGTACGACCGGAGTTTAAG TTGTAG
- the LOC106622467 gene encoding protein-glucosylgalactosylhydroxylysine glucosidase isoform X1 codes for MPPMPPMYAEICLMILTNVCLLSSAEISEYLMKSEQLPTDLNFMPTLGNGHMGYTVFGDAIFMNGVYNGVAGNSRRARIPNWLNLSVATIQYEEWELAIIPDMFELQLQDGYFRWQFAYEANGLQLKLEQRTYPHRYYNRALIYELFVHCSGAIDPLLIKLIRKPGSESEAFDFSPLNSTNGTVSYKMLQGVTRLLEQPKFQTEPRKIFVVFSDDWETEHTIELSAGQAEFYYRYVITADEKEEMARREMAEVLKLTPELLFQKHALEWRTFWSDFNIQIDGNLELSHIVNAGIFYLANSLPSLNTSQPNAAYFGLSPTGIGRGQLDADYEGHNFWDTEIWMLPAVTQFSTSWAADLLQYRFEQLPGARYNAKQTGYQGARYPWESAYTGTEVINPCCTEIAAQEIHISPDILLALQHHYAVTHSKEWLCRVAWPIAQEVAEFLVSRVRDDGQKYHLEGVMGPDEDHSNVSDNVYTNIVVKQALEFASFACSMCACDEDRPDVWLDIARRMQILYDKKLDYHPQHLGYQRGETVKQADVVLLGYPIQYAMSNVTRHNDLLNYEAVTRESGPAMSWSMFAINFLDVEDIAKASLYFQRGYKDYVRPEFKVWSENKIGFQGSANFLTGIGGFLQTIINGYGGVRMQLNGNQSIMVIQKTYCLPTSKGFTINGIKFAQSRFALKIRTNGTTTLSCVEKGNLNIELFVDSKKYAIDERFSIDLTGNTVSLRTI; via the exons ATGCCACCAATGCCACCAATGTATGCTGAAATCTGTTTGATGATTTTGACAAACGTTTGTTTGTTGTCTTCAGCCGAAATCAgtgaatatttaatgaaatcagAGCA ACTACCAACAGATCTTAACTTTATGCCCACGCTGGGTAATGGACATATGGGCTATACTGTATTTGGCGATGCCATCTTCATGAATGGTGTCTACAACGGCGTGGCAGGCAATAGTCGCCGTGCACGTATTCCCAATTGGCTTAACTTAAGTGTGGCCACAATTCAATACGAGGAGTGGGAGCTCGCCATCATACCGGATATGTTTGAACTGCAACTGCAAGATGGGTACTTCCGCTGGCAATTTGCCTATGAGGCGAATGGCTTGCAGCTGAAATTAGAACAACGCACATACCCACACCGCTACTACAATCGTGCATTGATCTACGAACTTTTCGTGCACTGCTCCGGCGCTATAG ATCCATTGCTAATCAAGTTGATCCGAAAGCCCGGTAGTGAAAGCGAAGCTTTTGACTTCTCACCATTGAACAGCACCAACGGTACAGTGAGCTATAAGATGCTGCAAGGTGTAACCCGCTTATTAGAACAGCCAAAATTTCAAACTGAGCCACGTAAGATTTTCGTGGTATTCAGCGATGATTGGGAGACTGAACATACCATCGAACTAAGTGCTGGCCAAGCCGAGTTTTATTACCGCTATGTGATTACTGCAGACGAGAAAGAGGAGATGGCACGACGGGAAATGGCTGAAG TTTTAAAACTTACACCGGAGTTACTTTTTCAGAAGCATGCTTTGGAGTGGCGAACATTTTGGAGTGATTTTAATATACAGATTGACGGAAATTTGGAATTG TCGCATATAGTTAACGCTGGCATATTCTATTTGGCCAATTCCCTGCCATCTTTAAACACAAGCCAGCCGAATGCCGCTTACTTTGGACTCAGCCCAACTGGCATTGGACGCGGTCAACTCGACGCCGACTATGAAGGACATAATTTTTGGGATACAGAAATCTGGATGCTACCAGCTGTCACACAGTTCAGTACGAGCTGGGCAGCGGATCTGCTGCAATACCGATTCGAGCAACTGCCCGGCGCACGATATAACGCGAAGCAAACTGGCTATCAAGGGGCGcg GTATCCCTGGGAGAGCGCCTACACAGGTACAGAAGTGATAAACCCTTGTTGTACCGAGATCGCCGCACAGGAAATTCATATCTCACCCGATATCCTATTGGCACTACAGCACCACTATGCAGTAACACATTCCAAAGAGTGGTTATGCCGAGTCGCCTGGCCAATTGCGCAGGAAGTGGCCGAGTTCCTGGTTAGTCGTGTGAGGGATGATGGTCAAAAGTATCATCTAGAAG GTGTCATGGGTCCAGATGAAGACCACTCCAATGTCAGCGATAATGTCTATACGAATATCGTTGTTAAACAGGCGCTAGAGTTCGCAAG CTTTGCGTGTTCCATGTGTGCTTGCGACGAAGATCGGCCTGACGTTTGGTTAGATATCGCACGGCgcatgcaaatattatatgacAAGAAACTGGATTACCACCCACAGCACTTGGGCTACCAGCGCGGTGAGACTGTGAAGCAGGCAGATGTCGTTCTACTGGGCTATCCCATACAGTATGCCATGTCCAA CGTTACACGACACAACGATCTTCTCAACTATGAGGCGGTGACCCGTGAGTCTGGACCTGCCATGTCATGGTCGATGTTTGCCATTAATTTTTTAGATGTCGAAGATATAGCAAAAGCTAGCTTATATTTCCAAAGGGGCTACAAGGATTATGTACGACCGGAGTTTAAG GTCTGGAGTGAGAACAAAATTGGCTTTCAGGGATCGGCAAATTTTCTTACGGGCATTGGCGGTTTTCTGCAAACAATTATCAATGGCTATGGTGGTGTACGTATGCAGTTGAATGGAAATCAGTCTATAATGGTAATCCAAAAAACTTACTGCCTGCCCACAAGCAAAGGTTTCACGATCAATG GTATAAAATTTGCGCAATCAAGATTTGCCTTGAAAATTCGTACAAACGGAACGACAACATTAAGCTGTGTGGAAAAGGGCAACTTGAACATTGAGTTATTTGTCGACTCCAAAAAGTATGCAATAGATGAGCGTTTCTCAA tcgACCTGACTGGAAATACGGTATCTCTCCGCACGATTTAA